From the genome of Labedella gwakjiensis:
GTGACGGCGCCGAGGGCGACGGCTGAGAAGGCGTCGAACCGGACCGAGACCGGACCGTTCGTGACGGTGCTCGGCATGTAGCCTCCGAGGCCGATCGCTCCGGCGGCCTGGAGGCCCTCCGTCGAATCGGTCGCGCTGACCTGCCACGCGCCGGGCTCCGCTCCCGCAGCCGCCCAGACCTTCGCCTTGAGCGTCGTCGGGGACGTGCCGCTGATCTCGAGGGAGATCTGCAGATCGGTTCCGGGCGTGTACGTGAGTCCGGGGACCGTGTACGCCTGGAGCGCCGTCGAGCCGCGCAGCAGCTGGATGCGCACCGCGCCCGATGCCTGGATCCACACCCGAGCCGAGTAGCTCGTCGTCCCGACCTGTCGGCCGATGACGGAGGCGTAGACGCCGCCGCCGTTCGCGATGTCGGACGCCGCCACGCGAGTGTTGATGTTCGCGTCCGTCACGGAGACGGTGCTGAGTCGGCTGGTCCGCGTTCCGCCGGCGGGGAGCGAGATGACGCCGGCGCCGCCCGCGACCGAGAAGCTGCTGTTGCCGCCTCCCACTGTCCAGAGTCCGCCCGGCTGTGCGGAGCCCCACGCGTTCGTCGCGGTGCGCTCGAACGTGTCGGCAGCGATGGTCTCCGCGGCCGGAGGCGCCGTGACGGTGACCTCCTTCTGCGTCTGGATCGTCGCGCCGCGGTTGTCGGTCACCGCGAGCGTCACCGTGTACGTGCCGGCGGAGCCGTAGGTGTGACTCGTCGTCGCTCCCGAACCCGATTCACCGTCGCCGAAGTTCCATGCGTAGGACGCGATCGTCCCGTCCGGGTCGGTCGAGGCCGAACCGTCGAGCGCGACTCCCAGTCCCGACGGGGTCGCCGTGAAGCTCGCCGTGGGGTTCTGGTTCGCCGGCAGTGCCGCCGCGACGACCCGGGTCGCCGTTGCCGTCGCACCCCTGTCGTCCGTCACCGTGAGCGTGACGAGGTAGTTGCCCGGCGTCTCGTACGCGTGACTCGTCGTGACCCCCGTCGCCGTCGCCCCGTCACCGAAGTTCCAGGCGTAGCTCGAGATGGTCCCGTCGCTGTCGGCGGAGGCCGACGCGTCGAACGCGGCGGAGAGGTTCGTGACCTGGTCCGTGAAGGACGCCGTCGGGACGGCGTTGGGTGCCGTGACCGTGACGTTCTGCGTCGACGTCGCCGTCCCACCGCGGTTGTCGGTGACCGTGAGCTTCACGGCGTACGTGCCGGCGGCGGCGTACGTGCGGTTCGCCGTGACGCCCGTGCCGGTCTGCCCGTCACCGAAGTCCCAGGCGTAGGACACGATCGTGCCGTCGGAGTCCGCGGATGCCGTCGCGTCGAAGGATGCGGCGAGATCGGAAGAGGCCGCCGTGAACGACGCGGTCGGAGGCACGTTGGCCACCACTCCACGGCCGAGACCGTTGTGCTGCTCCACCTGGGCGGCGGTGAGGGGCGTCGAGTAGATCGCGACCTCGTCGATGGTTCCGGCGAAGTACGGAGCGGTCCCGCCCCATGTCGTGTCGCCACCGACCCGCCAGTAGCCCGTGTAGTTCTGCGCAGCGGTCTGCGGGTTGGTGCCGACGGAGTTCCCGTCGATGAACATGTTCATGCCGGCGGAGGACTGCTGCGCCACGACGTGGTGCCACTGGCCGTCGTTGTACGCGGAACCCGACGTGATCGTGTTCGTCTGTCCCGTCCACGTTCCGAAGGTGAGCCGTCCGTCGTTCTCCATGTAGACATGGCGGTCGTAGCCACCGGAACCGCCCGTTGGGCTCGCTCCGAAGCCGACGATCTTCCCGCCGCGGGTCGTCGTGGTCTTGAACCACGCCTCGACCGCGTACGTCGTGGGGTTGTTGATCGGGCTAGCGCTCGCCACGCCGGCTTCGTTCCAGCCCCACCATTCCTCGGTGGGGGCGAACGTCGCCGCCTTGTCGGGGACTCCGTTGAGTGCGCCCGTCGCGCCCTTGTTCACGAGGCCGGTGTAGGTGCCGGGGTTCCCGAACGGACCGGAGTCCGCCGCCACGGTGCCGCTCGACTCGCCGAGCCGCCAGTAGGAGGTCGGCTCGAGGGAGAAGACCGCGGCTCCGTATGCGTCGGCGGGGGCGACGGGAATGGTCGACGTGCGACCCGATGCGACGAAGTGGGCGTCGATCGACTGACGGCTCAGCACGGTCGGGTAGACCGCCACGTCGTCGATGGCGCCGGCGAAGTAGTCGCTGCTGCCGCGGTTCGGCCAACCGCCGAGGTTGTCACCGCCGATGCGCCAGTAGCCGGAGAACGCCTGGCCCGCCGTCGTGTCGGCACGGCTCGCCACCTTCTTGCTGTCGACGTAGAGCTGCATGCCGTTCGATCCGAGCGTGGCCACGACGTGGTGCCACTGGTTGTCGTTGTAGCTCGCGGCGCTCGTGATCGTCTGCGTGTTGCCGGTGTAGACGCCGAAGGTCAGGTGACCCGAGTTGTCCATGTAGACGTGCCGGTCGTACGAGCCCGAGTTGCCGGAGGCGCTGTTGCCGAATCCGATGATCTTTCCACCAGAGGTCGTCCCTGTCTTGATCCATGCCTCGGCCGTGAAGGTGTTCGAGGCGGGCTTCGACGCGGTCGACACTCCGATGTTGTCGATCGATCCAGGGAAGGTCGATGCGGTGTTCGTCGAGCTCGCCTCCTGACCGGTGGTCCCGCGGGTCACTCCGCTCGAGAGCTTCATGTCGTCGCCGGCGTTCCAGTCGTAGGCGATGGTGCCGGAGGCCTCACCGAGCGGCCAGAACGACGTGGGGTTGTCGTCGAGGACCCTCTGCGTGTACGCGCTGATCTGTCCATCGGCCGAGACCGTGACGCTCACCTGCGTGCCCATCGTCGAGTTGCCGAACGGGTCGGTCGCACGGATGCGATAGGTGTACGTCTGTCCTGGAGTGAGACCCGTGTCGAGGAACGACATGAGAGGTCGCTTGTAGAACGTCGAGCTCGCCTGCGTCGTGTAGACGGGGGTCGCCGTCTGGTTGTTGCGGATCACGTCGTAGGTCAGGAGGGAGTTGTCACGGTCGTGGTTGGCCTGCCAGGCGACACGCACAGTGCCCGTGCTGAAGGAGGCGAGGCTCGGCACGAAGTTCGTCCCGGTGAGACGCGGACCATCGTCGTTCGGGGCGATCTCCTTCTTCGCGAAGCGAACGAGACCCTGCTGTCCCTTGCCGTTCACGGTCGTGAACTCTCCGCCGTAGAGCACGTAGTCACCCGCGACCACGACATCCCACGGGCCCTGGCCCGATCCGCTGGCCTTGCCGGTGTTGAAGGAGGGGAACCAGTTGACGAGGGAGGGCGAGGGGGTGCCGTTGAAGTTGTAGTAGCCGTACGGGTCCGCCGTCAGAGTACCCGTGGTGGCCTTCGTGAAGGCGACGGCACGATAGAAGGTCCACGGCTCCGTCTGGGGGAATCCGCCGACGTTGCCGCAGTAGTGCGCGTGGCCGGCCGTGTACACGACGTCGGTTCCGGGGGCTACCGAGTAGCTGTCACCGTGGCAGTCCTCGACCCATTCGAGCTCGCCGCTGTTCCAGTTCGCCTTGAACGTTCCCTCGAGGTTTCCGCCGGCTCCGAAGACGTATCCGGTCCCGTAGACGTAGGTGCCGTCCGTGGCGAGCGAGTTGATGGAGGCGTCGGTGCCTCCGTTGCGGATGAGGGAGTTGATCGCCCACGAGTTCGACGCGCCGGCGGTCGTGTCGACCGAGGCGAGTCCGTAGCCGGGGTTGTTCGATCCGTTCACCTGTGTGAAGTTGCCGCCGAAGACGATCTTGTCCTGCGCAGCCGACATCACCATCGAGGAGACGTTGCCGTCGGGGACGTTGGGTGCCCACGCGGTGAGTGCACCGTTGGACGCGGAGAAGGCCGCGGTCCGCAGACGGGTCTCGTTGCCGGCCGATGTGAACTGACCACCGATGTAGACGGTCGTGTTCGTCGCGACGACGGTGTTGACGCGAGAGTTGATAGTCGGGGCGAAGCCCGCGATGAGGCTCCCCGTTGCGACGTCGAACGCGGCGACGCGATAGCGCGTCGAGCCGGCCGCCGTCGTGAACTGGCCGGCGACGTAGAGACGTGTCTTGTCCGGCGATGCCGTGATGGAGCGGACCTGCGCATTGAACGCTGGCGCGAACGGGAGAAGGGCACCCGTCGTGAGGTTGTATGCGAGGAAGTTGCTGCGGGTCACCGTGTTGGTGCCGGCGGCCGAACCGGCGGGACGCGCCGTCGTGAAGTCGCCTCCCACGTACACCGTGTTGCCCACGACGTACTGATCCCAGACGACACCGTCGATCTGTGGGGCGGCCAGTGGGTCGGATGACACGGTCTCCGGCTGTCCGGCCTCCGGCATGGTGTCGGCGGCCGCGGGCTGCAGGGAGAGCATGCTCAACACGATCGCGGACACGGTGACGCCGACGAGAGCGACGAGTCGCGCTCCCCTCCGCGTGCGGGGTTCGGATGTTGCGGCTTCGGGTACCGACAACGTTGTGGTCATGGGGGGTCTCGCCGTCTCTGGGGGGATGTGTATGCACCGACCTGCCGGGCGGTGTCTCAGTGAACCTGAGGGCCACTCACATCGGGTGATGCTAAATCGTAGCTTTCCTCACGTTTTCTCCGTGTCCCCCATTCGGGCCACATTCCACCCCCCTTTCGGGGTGACGACGACCCCCTTCTCGACGAGCCGAATCGTGCGAAGACGCATCGTGTCAGACCCTCGACGGGCCGGACACGGGACGGCAGGGATACGAGAGAGGCAGGAACGCGCAACGGGCGGGGACGCCGAAATGATTCGGCACCCCCGCCCGTTGCGGTGACGATCGCGGATCTACTGGGGCGCAGCGCCCTCGAACACCAGGGCGGGCTCAGCCGCCTCGTAGTCGACCGTGATCCGGACCTGATCACGCTGATCGGTCGGCACGTTGTAGACGAACGTCCCCGTGACGCTCTTGCCGGCAGCCACCTCTTGCGGGAACGGCTCTCCCCCGGGCTCGGCCAGTTCGATCGCCGGGATCTGATCCGCTCCGTAGTACACGTTCGTCACGGCACCGAGGAGGGAGTAGGCCTCGTCGCTGTCGTTCGTGAACGTGACGGTGAAACGAAGGGACGGTCCGGCGATCTCGCCAGGCATCGACGCCTCGCCCTCGACCGCCTCGAGGTCGTCGAGGGCGACGGTCACGCCGCCGTCGATGGGCGCGGGCTCGTCGAAATCGCGGATGTCGTCGACGACCTCTCCGCCGGCACCCGGCTCCGCCGATGCGGACGGATCGGCCGAGGCGGAGGAACCGTCGCTCGGCGTCGACGCGCTGGGGAGAGGCGTCGAGCTCGCCGACGTGGTGGCGGCGGGCGACGGTGCGCTGGAATTGACCGACCAGATGACGAGTGCGGCCACGACGGCCACGACGACGACGATCACGAGGATCAGCAGTCCTCGCCGTCTCGCGTGCGCCTCGGGATCCGTCGTCGTCTCCGATTCGACGGGAGTGGTCTCCTCGTCCGGCGTGTCCTCACTCATCGTGCCCCCTCACTTTCCGGCGCGTCGAGCGCCACCATGTCTCTGAACCATTTGACCGCCGCAAGCAGCAGGAACCCGGCGTTGGCCAGGAAGAGCAGTCCGTAGACCACGAAGAACACCAGCGGCGCACCCAGCAGGACGAAGACGAAGCACAGCAGGCCGTAATCGGTCGGGATCACGAGGAACGATCGCAGACGCGATCCGCCACCGGCTTCCGCCGTCCCCTTGCGACCGCGCACGTGCTTCAGCTGATCGTTCAGGATCATCGCGAAGAACGTGACGTTCGCGACGATCGAGTAGCCGATCGGGACCAGGAGCCACGCGTCGGACGGCAGGTCGAAGAATCTGTAGGCCGAGATGAGCACCGCGATGTGCAGGCTCGAGATCTTGAGCGCGTCGACGACATGATCGAGCCACTCCCCCGCGGCCGATCCCCCGCCGCGCAACCTCGCCACCTGGCCGTCGGCGGAGTCGAACGCGTAGCCCACGGCGAGGAGGAGCCAGATGAGCACTCCGGACCACCAGACCGGGGGCACCGTCGCGAGGAGGATGATCCCCGAGAACGTGAAGGCCGCGCTCACAGCCGTCACCGCATTCGGGGTGAGGCCGGCGCGGTACGCAGCGGCCGCGATGAACCGACCGAGCTTGCGGTTGACGTAGATGGAGTAGGCCGGCGCGCCCTTGGCAGCGCCCTTCTGGGCCGACGCGAGCCGCGCGACAGTGGCGCGATAACCCTCGATGGGACGCTCGGTGGTCGTCATTCTCACTCCTCGTTCGGATCCGGTCGCACTCGCGATCGATGTGCGGCCGATTCAACGTTACAGAAGGCAGAAGACGAATAACGAGGATCCCTCATTTCGTACTCCCCCCAGTTCACGGGGTTTCTTCCCCATGGACCACGGTCGTCGTTATGATCGTGAGAGATCCTCACCTGAGGATGACTCGACTTCACGACGGCGGCTCAGCCCCGTCCACCACGACCATGAGAGCTGAGGGGTGCCCCATGATCCGAATCGGATACGCCGCCGGAGCGTTCGATCTCTTCCACGTCGGACACCTCAACATCCTGAAGCACGCCAAGAGCGCGTGCGACTACCTCATCGCGGGCGTCGTCAGCGACGAGCTCCTCATCTCGCGCAAGAAGGTCACGCCGGTCATCCCACTCGCGGAGCGCATGGAGATCGTCGGCAACATCCGCTACGTCGACCAGGTCGTCGCCGAGGACCTGCCGTCCAAGATGGAGATGTGGGAGCGACTGCGCTTCACCACCTTCTTCAAGGGCGACGACTGGCGCGGCACCCCTCAGGGCCTCGCCCTCGAGCAGCAGTTCTCCGAGGTCGGCGTCGAGGTCGTCTACTTCCCGTACACGATGTCGACGTCGAGCACGGCCCTCCGCCGGGCCCTGGCCTCCCTCGAGGCCGGCGCCACCGTCTCCGAGCCCGCCGCCGCTCGCGGCTGACCCAGCCGTATCCATTCGTCCGGCAGATCGTCTCTTCGGCACCGCAACGGACAGCACCGCAACCCGAGGATTTTCCGGGCGATGCGCCTAGGCTGACGCCATGAGCCAGCCTCCCCGGACCATCACCGTCACAGGAGCCGGCGGGCAGATCGGCTACGCCCTCCTCTTCCGGATCGCCTCCGGCGCGATCTACGGGCAGGACACGCCCGTCTCCCTCCGCCTGCTCGAGATCCCCGCCGGTCTGCGCTCAGCCGAGGGCGCAGCCCTCGAACTCACCGACTGCGCGTTCCCTCTCCTCCGCTCCGTCGAGGTGTCCGATGACGCCGACACCGCGTTCGCCGGAGCGGATGCCGCGCTCCTCGTGGGTGCCCGCCCGCGGTCGGCCGGAATGGAGCGGGGCGACCTCCTCGAGGCGAATGCCGCGATCTTCGGACCGCAAGGAGCTGCGATCGCACGGTCGGCCGGGCCCGACGTGCGCGTCGTGGTCGTGGGCAACCCCGCCAACACGAACGCCCTCATCGCCGCGGCCCACGCTGACGGTGTTCCGCCCGGGCGCTTCAGCGCGATGACCCGCCTCGATCACAACCGCGCGAGCGGCATCCTCGCCGCCCACCTCGCCGTACCCGTGTCCGACATCGACGGCGTGACCATCTGGGGCAACCATTCCGCGACGCAGTATCCGGACATCACGCGAGCGACCGTCGGGGGCGCGTCGGCCATCGATCTCGTGGATGCCGAGTGGATCAGGGAGAGGTTCATCCCCCGGGTCGCCGGGCGTGGCGCCGAGATCATCTCGGTCCGCGGATCCTCCTCCGTCGGCTCCGCCGCATCGGCGGCCATCGACCACCTGCACGACTGGGTGGACGGAACCCCCGGCACGTCGTGGACGTCCGCAGCCATCGTGTCCGACGGCTCGTACGGCGTGCCGGAAGGGCTCGTCTCGTCGTTCCCGGTGCGCTCGGTCGACGGCGAGTGGCGGATCGTCGACGGGATCGAGCTCGATGAGTTCTCACGCGCGCGCATCGACGCGTCGGTCGCCGAGCTCATCGACGAGCGGGAGCAGACGCGATCCCTCGGTCTCCTCTGAGTCGGAGAGGACGCCCCGTCAGGCGGAGCCCGACCTCCGCTCCCGGTACGCGTTGACGTTCATCCGGTTGCCGCAGTTGCCCACGTCGCAATAGCGCTTCGATCGATTCCGCGACAGGTCGACGAGCACAGCCTCGCAGTCGGGGGCCTCGCACTCCCGCATCCGCTGCCACTCGTCGGAGCGCAAGACGTCGACGAATGCCATGGCGGCCTCCACCTGAAGCCGCGTGACGACAGGCGCATCCGATTCCGTCGCGTGGATATGCCAGTCGAAGCCGTCGTGCCGCTGCAGCTGCGGGAGTGCCGCTCCTTCGCGTAGCAGCGCGTTGACACCGTCCACCGCATCGTCCCGCTCGGCGAGCCAGATGGCGCGAAGGCGCGGACGCAGAGCGCGGACGGCCTCGAGCTCATCGACGGTCCCGAGGCGCGCGCCCGTGAACTCCTGGGAGTCGAGGAACGCGACGAGATCGGCCGTCGTCGCGAGCTCGTCGTCCCGCGACCGTGATGCCCCCGGCGCGGTATTGACGAGGATCGCCGCGGCGATGAGCGACACCTCGGTGTCATGGGTGAAGAGCATATTGACTCCTGACATCGCCGGTCGTAGTGTCATGATCATCCTACCCGTTGACTCATGACAGGATCCGCCCATGCGCGCCACGCCCTCCGCAGCCTCCGGCATCCTCATCGGGCTGGTCTCGGCCCTCGCCTTCGGAGCGAGCGGACCGTTCGTGAAGACCCTGCTGGAGGCGGGATGGTCGCCGGCGTCCGCGGTGTTCCTCCGTACACTCGGCGCGACGATCGTCCTTGCGCCCCTCGGCGTGTGGGCTCTTCGTGGGCGATTCGCCATCCTGCGGCGCGAGTGGCGCCTCGTCGTCGGCTTCGGCCTGGTCGCCGTCGCCGGCGCCCAGCTCTGCTACTTCGCCGCCGTATCGCGCATGCCCGTGGGCATCTCCCTGCTCATCGAATACCTCGCACCGGTACTGCTCGTGCTCGCCGCGTGGGGACGCACCCGGCGAGCACCGAGGAGCCGCACGATCGCCGGCTCGGCGCTCAGCATCGGCGGGCTCGTGCTCGTGATCGACATCGCGGGCGCGACGCCCGACCTGCTCGGCGTGCTCTTCGCCCTCGGCGCGGCGGTGTGCCTCGGGGGGTACTTCGTGCTCTCCGCGCGGCCGACGGATCTTCCTCCGGTGGCGCTCGCCGCCGGCGGCTTGCTCGTCGCGTCGCTCGCGCTCGGCTCGGCCCTCCTCGTCGGCGTCCTCCCGGCATCCGCTCCCCTCGTGGACGTCGAGCTTCTCGGCTCCGTCGTGCCCTGGTGGGTCCCACTCGGCGTCATCGTCCTCGTCGCGACGGCCTTCGCGTACGTGGCCGGGATCGTCGCGGCAGGACGCATGGGCGAGCGACTCGCCTCGTTCGTCGGGCTGTCGGAGGTGCTTTTTGCCGTGTTGATCGCGTGGCTGCTCCTCGGCGAGGTTCCGAGTGTCGTCCAGGCCATGGGTGGCGCGCTCATTGTGGCCGGCGTGATCCTCGTCCGCCTCGACGGCGCCAAGCGCCCCACTCCGACCGCCCTCGACCTCCCCGCCCCGACGGCGGTCCCCACCCCCTAGCCCCCACCCCCCCACACCAAAAAGATCGCGATACAGCATCGAGTTTGATGCTGTATCGCGATCTTTTTGGTGTGAGGGGGTGGGGGTCAGGGATCAGGAGGTGAGGGAGGGGCGGTCGGGCTTCGCGAGGGACTTCTCGTCGACAGGCGCCGACCCGGACGCGCGCAGATCGCGGTGGTAGGCGCGGGCCTCGTCCTGACGCTCCTGCTCAGCCCCCGACGTGATCGCAGCGCGCACGTGGCGCTGCTCGTAGCCGAAGGCGTGGACGAGGTCGAGCGCGTGCGGTCGAAGTCGCGCCACAAGACGGTTGATGTAGGCGTCGATTGCCTGAGCACGCTGAGGCGACAAGCGGCCGTGGATGAGGTACCACGAGAGGTGCTTCTCGATGAGGGACAGACCGAAGAGGTCACGCAGCCACGTGAGCACCTGGCGCGAACCCGCGTCCTCCGTCTTCTCGAGCGCCTCGGTGAACGCCTCCCACTCGAGCAGCTCGCCGTGGGCTCTGGCCGCCTCGATGAGCTCGTTCTGCTGCGCGTTGAACAGCGCAGCCGCCTCGGCCTTGCCGAGCTTCGTCGCGGGACGGAGGCGCTGGGCGACGTCGGCGACCATCGTCTCCACGCGGTCCGTGAGCAGCTCGCGCTGAACGGCGGTCTCTCGGAGCTGGCCGACCGAGCGGCGCACGTTCCCGAAGTCTTTGAGCGTCTGACCGAGGGAGCGCAGTCCCGAGCCGTGGTATGCCTTCCCGGCAGCCTGCTCGACGACGTAGCGCGCGAGGGCCCCGGCGTCCGCGCCACGGAACCGCTTCGAGTAGTCGGAGAGGAGGCGCTTCGCGACGAGCTGCAGGAGCACGTTGTTGTCGCCCTCGAACGTGACGTACACGTCGAGGTCGGCGCGGAGCCCCACGAGACGGTTCTCGGAGAGGAAGCCCGCACCGCCGCACGCCTCGCGCGCCTCCTGGATCGTGTCGAGCGCAGCCCACGTGGAGAGCGGCTTGAGCGCGGCTGCGAGGGTCTCGAGGTCCTGGCGATCGGTGTCGGAGTCGGCCTCGCCGCTGAAGACGCGGTCGAACGTCACGAGCAGCTTGTCGTGCGCGAACGTGTGCGCGTACGTCTGGGCGAGCCGAGGAAGCAACCGTCGCTGGTGTCGCTGGTAGTCGAGGAGCACCTCCTCGTCGGTGTCCGACGCCGCCGTGAACTGCCGGCGCTGCGATCCGTACTCGATCGCGATCTGCAGGGCGATGGCCGAGGCTGCCGTCGCCGCGCCGTCGAGCGAGACACGCCCCTGCACGAGCGTGCCGAGCATGGTGAAGAAGCGTCGACCAGGGCTCGCGATGGGTGACGAATAGGTACCGTCGGCGGCGACGTCGCCGTAGCGGTTGAGCAGATTCTCGCGCGGGACGCGCACGCCGGTGAAATGCAGACGGCCGTTGTCGATGCCGTTGAGCCCGCCCTTCAGCCCGTCGTCCTCACCGCCGATGCCCGGAAGGAACTGCCCATCCTCGCCACGGATCGGCACGTAGAGGGCGTGGACGCCGTGGTTGACGTTCTTCGTGATGAGCTGGGCGAACACGACGGCGGCGGTTCCGTGCACCGCTGCGTTCCCGAGGTAGTCCTTCCACGCACCGCGGAAGGGCGTGTCGATGACGAACTCCTCCGTGGCCTCGTCGTACGTCGCCGTGGTGCCGATCGAGGCGACGTCGGATCCGTGACCGGTCTCCGTCATCGCGAAGATCCCGGGCACCTCGAGCGACATGATCGCCGGGAGCCACGCGTCGTGGTGCTTCTCGGTGCCGAGGTGCAGGACCGCGGCACCGAAGAGCCCCCACTGCACGCCCGACTTGATCTGGTGCGACGGGTCGCCTACGACGAGCTCCTCGAAGCCCGCGATGTTGCCGCCGTGATCGTCGTCCCCGCCGAGACGTTTGGGGAAGGCCCGGTGCACCTGACCGTCCGCCACGAGGATGCGCAGCTGCTCGAGGGCTCGCTCACGGTGCTCCGGGTACGGGAGTCCCTCGATCTTCTGCATCTCGGGTCGCGCCGCGAGCTCGCGCGAGGCCAGACGCTCCTCCGGCCACGAGCCTAGGAGGAGACGTCGGACAGCGTCGATGTCGATCCGCGTCGTCGCGCTCTGCACATCGATGGGACC
Proteins encoded in this window:
- a CDS encoding acyl-CoA dehydrogenase translates to MSNTVDRTNAHTTNDEVAGVAGVTERVDTGPIDVQSATTRIDIDAVRRLLLGSWPEERLASRELAARPEMQKIEGLPYPEHRERALEQLRILVADGQVHRAFPKRLGGDDDHGGNIAGFEELVVGDPSHQIKSGVQWGLFGAAVLHLGTEKHHDAWLPAIMSLEVPGIFAMTETGHGSDVASIGTTATYDEATEEFVIDTPFRGAWKDYLGNAAVHGTAAVVFAQLITKNVNHGVHALYVPIRGEDGQFLPGIGGEDDGLKGGLNGIDNGRLHFTGVRVPRENLLNRYGDVAADGTYSSPIASPGRRFFTMLGTLVQGRVSLDGAATAASAIALQIAIEYGSQRRQFTAASDTDEEVLLDYQRHQRRLLPRLAQTYAHTFAHDKLLVTFDRVFSGEADSDTDRQDLETLAAALKPLSTWAALDTIQEAREACGGAGFLSENRLVGLRADLDVYVTFEGDNNVLLQLVAKRLLSDYSKRFRGADAGALARYVVEQAAGKAYHGSGLRSLGQTLKDFGNVRRSVGQLRETAVQRELLTDRVETMVADVAQRLRPATKLGKAEAAALFNAQQNELIEAARAHGELLEWEAFTEALEKTEDAGSRQVLTWLRDLFGLSLIEKHLSWYLIHGRLSPQRAQAIDAYINRLVARLRPHALDLVHAFGYEQRHVRAAITSGAEQERQDEARAYHRDLRASGSAPVDEKSLAKPDRPSLTS
- a CDS encoding PKD domain-containing protein: MTTTLSVPEAATSEPRTRRGARLVALVGVTVSAIVLSMLSLQPAAADTMPEAGQPETVSSDPLAAPQIDGVVWDQYVVGNTVYVGGDFTTARPAGSAAGTNTVTRSNFLAYNLTTGALLPFAPAFNAQVRSITASPDKTRLYVAGQFTTAAGSTRYRVAAFDVATGSLIAGFAPTINSRVNTVVATNTTVYIGGQFTSAGNETRLRTAAFSASNGALTAWAPNVPDGNVSSMVMSAAQDKIVFGGNFTQVNGSNNPGYGLASVDTTAGASNSWAINSLIRNGGTDASINSLATDGTYVYGTGYVFGAGGNLEGTFKANWNSGELEWVEDCHGDSYSVAPGTDVVYTAGHAHYCGNVGGFPQTEPWTFYRAVAFTKATTGTLTADPYGYYNFNGTPSPSLVNWFPSFNTGKASGSGQGPWDVVVAGDYVLYGGEFTTVNGKGQQGLVRFAKKEIAPNDDGPRLTGTNFVPSLASFSTGTVRVAWQANHDRDNSLLTYDVIRNNQTATPVYTTQASSTFYKRPLMSFLDTGLTPGQTYTYRIRATDPFGNSTMGTQVSVTVSADGQISAYTQRVLDDNPTSFWPLGEASGTIAYDWNAGDDMKLSSGVTRGTTGQEASSTNTASTFPGSIDNIGVSTASKPASNTFTAEAWIKTGTTSGGKIIGFGNSASGNSGSYDRHVYMDNSGHLTFGVYTGNTQTITSAASYNDNQWHHVVATLGSNGMQLYVDSKKVASRADTTAGQAFSGYWRIGGDNLGGWPNRGSSDYFAGAIDDVAVYPTVLSRQSIDAHFVASGRTSTIPVAPADAYGAAVFSLEPTSYWRLGESSGTVAADSGPFGNPGTYTGLVNKGATGALNGVPDKAATFAPTEEWWGWNEAGVASASPINNPTTYAVEAWFKTTTTRGGKIVGFGASPTGGSGGYDRHVYMENDGRLTFGTWTGQTNTITSGSAYNDGQWHHVVAQQSSAGMNMFIDGNSVGTNPQTAAQNYTGYWRVGGDTTWGGTAPYFAGTIDEVAIYSTPLTAAQVEQHNGLGRGVVANVPPTASFTAASSDLAASFDATASADSDGTIVSYAWDFGDGQTGTGVTANRTYAAAGTYAVKLTVTDNRGGTATSTQNVTVTAPNAVPTASFTDQVTNLSAAFDASASADSDGTISSYAWNFGDGATATGVTTSHAYETPGNYLVTLTVTDDRGATATATRVVAAALPANQNPTASFTATPSGLGVALDGSASTDPDGTIASYAWNFGDGESGSGATTSHTYGSAGTYTVTLAVTDNRGATIQTQKEVTVTAPPAAETIAADTFERTATNAWGSAQPGGLWTVGGGNSSFSVAGGAGVISLPAGGTRTSRLSTVSVTDANINTRVAASDIANGGGVYASVIGRQVGTTSYSARVWIQASGAVRIQLLRGSTALQAYTVPGLTYTPGTDLQISLEISGTSPTTLKAKVWAAAGAEPGAWQVSATDSTEGLQAAGAIGLGGYMPSTVTNGPVSVRFDAFSAVALGAVTPTPNVAPAASFTATPTDLSVALDASASTDSDGTIASYAWQYGDGTTGTGSTSSHAYGAAGTYTVSLTVTDDDGATNTTTRSVTVTAPPEPGTPAVLAADAFGRTASSSWGNATTGGPWTVAGGNSSFSVNGSAGVIDVAAGQTRSARLGAVSATETDSTVTITVPSASTGGVQYASVIARQVGSDSYSARLVVQENGSLRIHLMRNTVVLQSVALPITGYTAGTAITVRVQAFGTAPTTIRAKAWVAGQTEPAAWQAQVTDSTAALQTAGSVGLSAYMASSITSGPVSVRFTDYKVTAI
- a CDS encoding CGNR zinc finger domain-containing protein, with amino-acid sequence MLFTHDTEVSLIAAAILVNTAPGASRSRDDELATTADLVAFLDSQEFTGARLGTVDELEAVRALRPRLRAIWLAERDDAVDGVNALLREGAALPQLQRHDGFDWHIHATESDAPVVTRLQVEAAMAFVDVLRSDEWQRMRECEAPDCEAVLVDLSRNRSKRYCDVGNCGNRMNVNAYRERRSGSA
- a CDS encoding adenylyltransferase/cytidyltransferase family protein codes for the protein MIRIGYAAGAFDLFHVGHLNILKHAKSACDYLIAGVVSDELLISRKKVTPVIPLAERMEIVGNIRYVDQVVAEDLPSKMEMWERLRFTTFFKGDDWRGTPQGLALEQQFSEVGVEVVYFPYTMSTSSTALRRALASLEAGATVSEPAAARG
- a CDS encoding CDP-alcohol phosphatidyltransferase family protein; amino-acid sequence: MTTTERPIEGYRATVARLASAQKGAAKGAPAYSIYVNRKLGRFIAAAAYRAGLTPNAVTAVSAAFTFSGIILLATVPPVWWSGVLIWLLLAVGYAFDSADGQVARLRGGGSAAGEWLDHVVDALKISSLHIAVLISAYRFFDLPSDAWLLVPIGYSIVANVTFFAMILNDQLKHVRGRKGTAEAGGGSRLRSFLVIPTDYGLLCFVFVLLGAPLVFFVVYGLLFLANAGFLLLAAVKWFRDMVALDAPESEGAR
- a CDS encoding EamA family transporter, producing the protein MRATPSAASGILIGLVSALAFGASGPFVKTLLEAGWSPASAVFLRTLGATIVLAPLGVWALRGRFAILRREWRLVVGFGLVAVAGAQLCYFAAVSRMPVGISLLIEYLAPVLLVLAAWGRTRRAPRSRTIAGSALSIGGLVLVIDIAGATPDLLGVLFALGAAVCLGGYFVLSARPTDLPPVALAAGGLLVASLALGSALLVGVLPASAPLVDVELLGSVVPWWVPLGVIVLVATAFAYVAGIVAAGRMGERLASFVGLSEVLFAVLIAWLLLGEVPSVVQAMGGALIVAGVILVRLDGAKRPTPTALDLPAPTAVPTP
- a CDS encoding malate dehydrogenase; translated protein: MSQPPRTITVTGAGGQIGYALLFRIASGAIYGQDTPVSLRLLEIPAGLRSAEGAALELTDCAFPLLRSVEVSDDADTAFAGADAALLVGARPRSAGMERGDLLEANAAIFGPQGAAIARSAGPDVRVVVVGNPANTNALIAAAHADGVPPGRFSAMTRLDHNRASGILAAHLAVPVSDIDGVTIWGNHSATQYPDITRATVGGASAIDLVDAEWIRERFIPRVAGRGAEIISVRGSSSVGSAASAAIDHLHDWVDGTPGTSWTSAAIVSDGSYGVPEGLVSSFPVRSVDGEWRIVDGIELDEFSRARIDASVAELIDEREQTRSLGLL